A window of Thermococcus aggregans contains these coding sequences:
- a CDS encoding DEAD/DEAH box helicase, with amino-acid sequence MHSIFEELKSEIVSIREFPQKEGIYAEFKFKNPQVNELVEEMGFRLYKHQVDALKALYSGENVVVTTPTASGKSEIFRLAIFDNYLSNPQDTYLLVYPTRALINNQYEKFSVENFRFFQITGKMVSARILTGDVEWTERRKLIREKPRVVFTTPDMLHYNILRNRKDYEWLLRNVKYLVVDELHVYRGVFGTNAAYLFKRLLKTLERYGRKPQIIALSATLRNPKEFAETFFGMPFKPITKPANPFPKRYLVLFEPRRLNEMQLLRAIVEKLAEKGIKTLVFFDSRKGTEKLMRFLLTSPAVYKTTTYKGTLPKNIRWEIERDFKEGRLLVLLTTNALELGIDIGDLDAVVNYGIPPDGLFSLIQRFGRAGRKKEREAINAIVLRKNGLDYYYKEHVDELVEKLEKGVIEYMPINLKNRLVVKKHLHYLLSELKILDWDELNDFEKELVLELIEEKKAKLYDNPITGKREVRILKPASNYSSIRTASDESYFLVLEEPWIGYKLLEKSSIRDLIRFVNWLKLKGYIIEEVDKPEYYRSLLPGMAYFSRGNLYIARDKLSLGKFHFIFASPLNRFWEVDTFPSKREKVEILDIYKKKEHKGVEIYIGRLRVKHHYWGFAVKGKDVPLYLQELLKLKEEGILKGDIYSPMLEFGKMTSNDEEEEEWSILNWEKFAKVEFDEPLTWEFETDGIWLVFPERIREITNEEFKEFFKVTVEKGHEEIAFSLYERLDRRALFPELLGATSHYLRNYIKETLKNSKIEDEELAFAIKKMIDSKDGIGSGLHAIEHNMIKIAPIFTYVDSRELGGYSYESFPNPPFVGKPIVFIYDGNEGGFGLAEILYENSEKLMEKSLEHLKSCECRDGCPLCVYSPKCGTFNEFLDKWQAIKVWESIFTGDNTE; translated from the coding sequence ATGCATTCAATCTTCGAAGAACTCAAAAGCGAAATCGTCTCTATCCGGGAATTCCCACAAAAAGAGGGTATTTATGCCGAGTTTAAGTTTAAGAACCCCCAAGTTAATGAGTTAGTCGAAGAGATGGGGTTTAGGCTTTACAAACATCAGGTTGATGCCCTGAAAGCTCTGTATTCTGGAGAGAATGTGGTTGTGACAACTCCAACTGCCTCCGGCAAGAGCGAAATTTTTAGGCTGGCGATATTTGATAACTATCTCTCAAATCCCCAAGATACGTATCTTCTTGTCTATCCAACAAGGGCGTTGATAAACAACCAATATGAAAAGTTCAGCGTTGAAAACTTCCGTTTCTTCCAAATAACAGGCAAAATGGTTAGTGCAAGAATTTTAACGGGCGATGTGGAGTGGACTGAAAGGAGAAAGCTCATTAGAGAGAAGCCGAGGGTCGTTTTCACGACTCCAGACATGCTTCACTACAATATTCTAAGGAACAGAAAGGACTACGAATGGCTTTTGAGAAATGTGAAGTACCTCGTGGTTGATGAGCTTCATGTATATAGGGGCGTTTTTGGGACTAACGCTGCTTATCTTTTTAAACGGCTTCTCAAGACGCTGGAGAGGTATGGAAGAAAGCCCCAGATAATAGCCCTTTCGGCAACGTTGAGGAACCCGAAGGAGTTTGCAGAAACCTTTTTTGGGATGCCGTTCAAACCCATTACAAAGCCTGCAAATCCTTTTCCAAAAAGGTATCTCGTGCTTTTTGAACCGAGAAGGCTAAATGAGATGCAGCTTTTAAGGGCTATTGTCGAAAAGCTGGCTGAAAAAGGCATTAAAACCCTCGTTTTCTTTGACTCCCGCAAGGGAACTGAGAAGCTTATGCGGTTCCTTTTAACATCTCCTGCAGTTTACAAAACCACAACGTACAAAGGTACCCTGCCAAAAAACATCCGATGGGAAATCGAGAGGGATTTTAAGGAAGGAAGACTTCTTGTGCTGCTTACAACAAACGCCTTAGAACTTGGCATCGACATAGGCGACCTAGATGCTGTGGTAAACTATGGAATACCGCCGGATGGGTTGTTTTCCCTTATCCAGCGCTTTGGAAGGGCAGGACGAAAGAAAGAGAGGGAAGCTATAAATGCCATTGTTCTAAGGAAGAACGGCCTCGACTACTACTATAAGGAGCACGTGGACGAGCTGGTGGAGAAACTTGAAAAGGGAGTAATCGAATACATGCCTATAAACCTCAAAAACAGGCTTGTTGTGAAAAAACACCTCCACTATCTTTTAAGTGAGCTCAAAATCCTCGATTGGGATGAGCTGAATGATTTTGAAAAAGAGCTTGTCCTAGAGCTGATAGAAGAGAAAAAAGCAAAGCTTTATGACAACCCAATTACCGGCAAAAGAGAAGTTCGTATCTTGAAGCCGGCGTCCAATTATTCCTCTATAAGAACGGCAAGTGATGAGAGCTACTTCCTCGTTCTTGAAGAGCCGTGGATAGGGTACAAACTTTTGGAAAAGTCCAGTATAAGGGACTTAATCCGATTTGTAAACTGGCTCAAGCTTAAAGGATACATAATAGAGGAAGTAGACAAGCCCGAATACTACAGGTCGCTTTTACCGGGAATGGCGTATTTCTCGAGGGGAAACTTGTATATCGCAAGGGATAAGCTGAGCCTTGGAAAGTTCCACTTTATCTTCGCGTCTCCGCTCAACAGGTTCTGGGAAGTAGATACGTTCCCCTCAAAGAGGGAAAAAGTGGAGATCCTCGACATTTACAAGAAAAAAGAGCATAAAGGTGTCGAAATTTACATCGGTCGGCTGAGGGTTAAACATCACTACTGGGGATTCGCAGTCAAGGGAAAAGACGTTCCTTTGTACCTTCAGGAGCTTTTGAAGCTTAAGGAAGAAGGCATTTTGAAGGGAGACATTTACTCCCCAATGCTGGAGTTTGGGAAGATGACTAGCAACGACGAAGAGGAAGAAGAGTGGAGCATTCTCAACTGGGAGAAATTTGCAAAAGTTGAGTTTGACGAACCTTTAACATGGGAATTTGAAACGGATGGAATCTGGCTTGTGTTTCCTGAAAGGATTAGAGAGATTACAAACGAGGAGTTTAAGGAGTTCTTCAAGGTCACAGTAGAAAAAGGGCACGAGGAGATTGCGTTTAGCCTATATGAGCGTTTGGATAGAAGGGCCCTCTTCCCCGAACTTCTTGGTGCAACAAGCCACTACCTACGGAACTACATCAAGGAGACGCTAAAGAATTCAAAGATTGAAGATGAAGAGCTTGCTTTTGCCATAAAGAAGATGATAGACAGCAAAGACGGAATTGGAAGCGGGCTCCATGCAATTGAACACAACATGATTAAAATAGCCCCAATTTTCACATATGTGGACAGCAGAGAACTCGGTGGATACAGCTATGAGAGCTTTCCAAATCCTCCTTTTGTGGGCAAACCCATAGTGTTCATTTACGATGGAAACGAAGGAGGCTTTGGACTGGCGGAAATCCTCTACGAAAACTCCGAAAAGCTCATGGAGAAAAGCCTGGAACATCTAAAAAGCTGCGAATGCAGAGATGGATGTCCACTGTGCGTCTATTCGCCAAAGTGCGGCACATTCAACGAGTTTCTTGACAAGTGGCAGGCCATAAAGGTATGGGAGAGCATTTTTACCGGAGATAATACTGAATGA
- a CDS encoding HPr family phosphocarrier protein: MEIRKKIVVKNPEGLHARPATELVKALSEVSSEVYIVYKGMKANAKSILNILSLGVDPGAEVEVIVSGEDAEKAIEIVEAILNEEAKD; the protein is encoded by the coding sequence ATGGAAATTAGAAAAAAGATCGTTGTCAAAAATCCAGAAGGACTTCACGCCCGCCCTGCGACTGAACTAGTTAAAGCCCTCTCTGAGGTCTCTAGTGAGGTTTATATTGTATATAAAGGCATGAAAGCAAATGCAAAGAGCATCTTAAACATCTTGAGCTTAGGAGTAGACCCCGGTGCTGAGGTTGAAGTCATTGTAAGCGGAGAGGACGCTGAAAAGGCCATAGAAATCGTGGAGGCGATTCTAAATGAGGAGGCAAAAGACTGA
- the ptsP gene encoding phosphoenolpyruvate--protein phosphotransferase codes for MRRQKTDVIQVPRDNIVVEGYGLGTLKVLKRKRIVDKQFVNLEDIKLTAKTLSSELGKIVSDPSLPREVREISQVHQLLLEDPFLWKKLEDASVDGKIKIEDYERIRDEIISLLLSTGNPLIQQRVDDIKDLFRNLLLGSSERLDNLRGSVVYSEEFLPSDVMKLSILGVKALLSTQGSHTTHAAILARAFEIPYIIRLPNLSEYEEKRVFVDAVEGKIIINPNETNIHEYERIIEKYTKEKEEIEKYGELKFDDIKIMANISVPQEIEVAKKKGADGIGLFRTEFLFVGRDNPPSEEEQYLVYKKALETFYPEEVVIRLLDIGGDKKIEYLAVDNEENPFLGLRGIRLLLKHKEILKTQLRALLRASAHGNLSVLVPMVTLPEDIEKLLEIIQETKEELLAEGKEIGSFKLGIMVEVPSVIWLIEKIAPYIDFVSIGTNDLTQYIFAADRNNPSVAKYYQDEHEVIFEIIATIAEKAKKFNLPVGVCGELAGKLGATEKLSQLGVTKLSVSPFKVPFIKRKIYEIQTGQERTYKG; via the coding sequence ATGAGGAGGCAAAAGACTGACGTGATACAAGTTCCAAGGGACAATATAGTGGTTGAAGGCTACGGGTTGGGCACGCTCAAAGTGCTAAAGAGAAAAAGAATAGTAGATAAACAGTTTGTTAACCTAGAGGACATCAAACTTACCGCAAAAACTCTCTCTTCCGAGTTGGGCAAAATCGTAAGTGACCCATCCTTGCCAAGGGAGGTTCGGGAAATTTCGCAGGTCCACCAGCTCCTCCTTGAGGATCCGTTTCTATGGAAAAAACTGGAAGATGCGAGTGTAGATGGAAAAATAAAGATTGAAGATTATGAGCGTATTCGTGATGAAATAATATCCCTGTTGTTGAGTACTGGTAATCCTCTGATACAACAAAGGGTTGATGACATTAAGGACTTATTTAGAAACCTTCTTCTCGGATCTTCTGAGAGACTTGATAACTTGAGAGGGAGTGTTGTATATAGCGAGGAATTCCTCCCCTCTGATGTTATGAAGTTAAGTATTCTCGGTGTTAAGGCTCTCCTTTCTACCCAGGGTTCTCATACGACTCACGCTGCTATCCTTGCTCGGGCATTTGAAATCCCGTATATAATCAGACTTCCCAACCTCTCCGAGTATGAGGAAAAAAGGGTTTTTGTTGATGCAGTAGAAGGCAAGATCATTATAAACCCGAACGAGACAAATATTCACGAATATGAACGGATAATAGAAAAGTACACGAAAGAAAAAGAGGAAATAGAAAAATATGGTGAACTCAAGTTTGACGACATAAAAATAATGGCAAATATCAGCGTGCCCCAAGAAATAGAGGTTGCCAAAAAGAAAGGGGCTGATGGAATAGGCCTTTTCAGGACAGAATTCCTGTTCGTTGGGCGCGACAACCCTCCCTCTGAAGAAGAGCAATACCTGGTTTATAAGAAGGCTTTAGAAACATTTTATCCTGAGGAGGTTGTCATTAGGTTATTAGACATTGGAGGGGACAAAAAAATTGAATACTTGGCAGTAGATAACGAAGAAAATCCATTTTTGGGGTTGAGAGGGATCCGTTTACTCCTAAAGCACAAAGAAATTTTGAAAACCCAACTGAGAGCACTCCTTAGAGCATCTGCCCATGGTAACCTCTCGGTTTTAGTTCCAATGGTTACTCTACCGGAGGACATCGAGAAACTACTAGAGATAATCCAAGAAACAAAAGAAGAACTTTTGGCTGAAGGAAAAGAAATAGGGTCTTTCAAACTGGGCATTATGGTGGAAGTGCCTTCAGTAATATGGCTTATCGAAAAGATTGCTCCCTATATTGACTTTGTAAGCATAGGGACAAATGACTTAACGCAGTACATCTTTGCGGCAGATAGGAATAATCCTTCAGTAGCAAAATATTACCAAGACGAACATGAAGTAATATTTGAGATAATTGCTACCATAGCAGAAAAGGCCAAGAAGTTCAATTTACCAGTTGGCGTCTGTGGAGAACTGGCAGGAAAACTTGGTGCCACAGAAAAGTTATCGCAACTGGGTGTCACAAAGCTATCTGTTTCGCCTTTCAAAGTCCCATTCATAAAAAGAAAAATCTATGAAATTCAAACTGGCCAAGAGAGAACATATAAAGGTTAA